From a single Natronorubrum tibetense GA33 genomic region:
- the dph5 gene encoding diphthine synthase, whose product MLTFIGLGLYDERSITVEGRSELRNADRAYAEFYTSKLIGTSVEDLESHHDVEIEVRDRAGVEQHPEDILEAAETEDVAFLTAGDTMISTTHVDLRLRAHERGIETRVIHGVTAQTATSALTGLQNYRFGKATTLPFPYAHGADGHPASVSNTIDDNRADGLHTVVYLDIKVDNEAATNRLETDETLEEYMTADVGAELLAEEYPDLAGVVVARAGSPDPLVEAGTMADLAEREFGDPLHLLVVPGDCHLLEADALVELAGADRDDLDVV is encoded by the coding sequence ATGCTCACTTTCATCGGTCTCGGGCTCTACGACGAACGGTCGATCACCGTCGAGGGCCGGTCGGAGCTCCGGAACGCCGACCGAGCCTACGCCGAGTTCTACACCAGCAAGCTGATCGGGACGAGCGTCGAGGACCTCGAGTCCCACCACGACGTCGAGATCGAAGTTCGGGACCGTGCTGGCGTCGAACAGCATCCCGAGGATATCCTCGAGGCCGCCGAGACCGAGGACGTCGCCTTTCTGACCGCGGGAGATACGATGATTTCGACGACCCACGTCGACCTCCGTCTGCGAGCCCACGAACGGGGCATCGAAACGCGAGTCATTCACGGCGTCACGGCACAGACGGCCACGAGCGCGCTCACCGGACTCCAGAACTACCGGTTCGGCAAGGCGACGACGCTTCCGTTTCCCTACGCTCACGGCGCGGACGGGCACCCCGCGAGCGTCTCGAACACGATCGACGACAATCGCGCAGACGGGCTCCACACGGTCGTCTACCTCGACATCAAGGTGGACAACGAGGCCGCGACGAATCGCCTCGAGACGGACGAGACGCTCGAGGAGTACATGACCGCCGACGTCGGCGCCGAACTCCTCGCCGAGGAATACCCCGACCTCGCGGGCGTCGTCGTCGCCCGCGCGGGCAGTCCCGACCCGCTCGTCGAGGCCGGGACGATGGCCGACCTCGCCGAACGGGAGTTCGGCGACCCGCTGCACCTGCTCGTCGTCCCCGGCGACTGCCACCTGCTCGAGGCCGACGCACTGGTCGAACTCGCAGGCGCGGACCGGGACGACCTCGACGTGGTCTGA